The genomic window TTTAGTTTAAAATTTCAACCAATAATTTAGaagttggttactggaagggtttCACAAAGGAGTTCTGTTTGTATCTGTATAAACTAAAGGCCCTCTGAAGAATGGCTGCTTTCAGTTGCATTGTAGCTGGAGAAAGTCTGTAAACGCCAGCTGCATGGCAAGTAAAATGAGAGTGATTGAGAATGCTTGCTTAACTGTAGTTTGCTTCCTACTTCAGATTCTATTTTAAGATACTAAGTAATGAAATGGAAAGCAATGGATTCTTGAAGCCATTTGATTGTCTTAAAATTGATTTAAGTTGTACTGAAATAATGCAATATTCATCTCTTTGGGTGTATTTACATAAACATTGCCTGCATAAAAATCCTCATACTACAAAGCAGCTTCTAAAAATGTAAGGTGTCTCAAGGAAATTCCTGTTCATAGGTTAAGGGAAATGTGTGGTTTAAGTGAATGCAGAGTTGATGCTTCTTATGCAGTAATAAGAAATCATCTCAAAGGTGTCTTGCTTATCCTGAGTTCCTATAAACTGTATATGAGGGAAGGGTCTATAGATATGCGGGGGCAACACAGAGGGCGCTTTACTACAGTGGTTTGTTTCCCTGAGATGGTTATTCCATGCAATATAGCTGACTTTGGTGTAAAGTGAGTTTGACAGTTTCTGGTCCATTCCAAAACACAGCCTACGGTAGCCCTAATCGGGCATTCTGAATTGGGTATAAGTCAGTGCATGAAGAAAAGAGAGCATTTAGTAGCTGCACCCTACCAAACCGTGTCCTTTTAGTCCTccatggggttgttttttttttttgacagaccTTTACAGCTCTAGTTTGGACAAAAGATATTTTAAACTAAAATGTATGTCCCTGTTTAGGAAAAATATCTTGGTGGTATCCAATGTAGTAGTACCATTGGTGCAAAGGTTTCCATTTGTACAACAGAAATTCCCTaccctctctctctgtgccccTCCCCATATCTGCTGTAGAGGATTGGAGATAACCCAGAAGAGATTTGGCGGCAcacaaaaaagaggaagaagaaggtccATCACAGCCAAATGTCCTTGAACTGATGGTACTACTTCATTGGATCCCGCCATTAACTGTAGTTGGTTGAAAATAAGTGGATGCTTCCAATCTCCACCTGGTAGATGAGCcggaagaagagagagaatgggGAACACACAAGCCTGAGACTAGTTCATGTTGCACTCTAGTTTGGTGTCGTGTTCTGGCCAGTAAAATTGGGGATAGTTCATAAATGCTCCTTTGGTTTCTTCACTTAACAGTTGCAGGTTGTGTGTTGAGCTGTGTGTTGGAGTTGCTCAAACTTTGGTTGCTTCATTCTGCCTTGGCTGTGGCAAAGAGATACAAACCACAGGGCTGAATTGGCATCACAGGTCATGTGATCCATTACCTGTGGCTTGtttttctccaaacaaaccaGAAGCAGAAACCAGGGCTTGTTGTTTcccactcatggtttgtttgggggaCAGGAATGCTGGTTTGCATAGTGTGCCAAGCCTCATGACCTGTTTGTTGCAGTTGTAGGCAGGGCTAAGTGGAGCATGGGCAGCTGAGCAGTGTGTCCAGCAATACTGCTCATTCATTGCAAGCCATAGTTTATGGCTGACTGTAGCTTACCAAGGTGTGCACTGTTAATACTGTAGAGCAAAAGCATTAATCAAAGGGTGTTGTGATAAATCTCTACACTGATTCTAAATTTTAAATACTTGATTTACATACCAAACACATTTTCTGTTTCTTACCTTTTAGCTCATCGGTCTGCTTTGGTGGTGCTTGACAACAGTGCAGAAAAAAATGGCTGCTAACAAGACAAAAAACCAGAGCTCTCTGGCCCTCCACAAAGTAATCATGGTTGGCAGTGGAGGTGTGGGCAAATCAGCACTTACACTTCAGTTCATGTATGATGAGGTAAGATTTGTGATGTATGTGTACATTTTAAATTACAGTGAAGTGGACCATTTTTGGATCTGCACTGAGCTGCCCTTACTTTGCCTCCTTAATATGAAATAACTAAacagaaacacaggaaaaaaCAGTTATTCTTCAAAACTGAAGTTTCTTCCTAAAAGAGCTATGACCCCCTTAACTATAGCAGGGCCAGTAAAACAGCCGATTTTACATTTTTGAATTCTTGCAGTTACAGCTTAGTTCAGAGATTAAGTTCCTCTTTCACAAAATCTTGGAGGTTCAAGTAGGCTGTTCTGCTCTTATCTGTCTGAAGCACTCCAGAGAATTTGGTGTGCTATATATAAATACTTTATGATAACAATAGTATATCAAATGTCACTTAGAGCGGTGTGTGTTCTGTGGTTCCATGCTTGTGCTGCAGAAGCACAGAATCTGACATTGGGTTGGCACCTCAAGAAAACTTGTATCTATAGAAATGACCATGGCATTGTTTGAACAGTGTGAAAtctcagaagctggggtgggagCTTGCAGGGAATGATGTTACCTTTTCCCATCacaaaaagaaacataaatattttttaaatgctgtatcTCTTTTTGCCAAAAATCTCATCTTCCAGCCGCACCCGTATAAACTTTTAATGTCTTAGTGCACAACTCTAATTCCATAGTGAAGGAAGAATTTTTAGCTaaggcttagtttgccattctattttattgtattttattgttactgtggggttttagcagctgttgttcccacttgcacaaactgttttctatgtgttttttatttgtatgggcctatggccgtaaataaaattctattctattctattctagccTTGTGTCCTGTGCTCTTCAGAGTCCAAACCGCAGCCTTAAAATAGCACAACGAAAGAAAATACTTTGTATCCAACAAGCATGATAAGATTTGATAGTTGGTTTCCAACATATTTCGCTAAGAGGACGTATAAATAGTACCTTGTCTTTCGCTTGAGACCTACATGTTGGTCACAGTTCATGTGGGTACTCagatgttcatagaattgtagagttggaagggaccctgaggggcatttagtccaaccccctgcaatgcaggaatctcagctaaagtatgcTGGACTGCAGTTCTCATAATCCCCAGTCACCTTAGCCAGTaatcagggttgatgggaattgtagtccaaaaacattgaGGCACCTAAGGTTGAAGAACACCAATATAAGGTGACTTGTAAGGTAAACTATTTTGCTACATTGTTCCCAGAAGTCACTACTGATAACCCATCCATATTGGTCTTTGATGTCTAGTCTTCTCAACATTTAGGAATCCTTATTGGCATATGGGCCGAAGTTGACAAAAATCAGGTATCGGAAGCAGAGTATGGGTACTGTACAGTTAATTACTCCTTTTATAACTCTTAGTTTGTTGAAGACTATGAACCTACAAAGGCTGATAGTTACAGAAAGAAAGTAGTTTTGGATGGTGAGGAGGTACAGATCGATATTTTGGATACAGCTGGACAAGAAGATTATGCAGCTATTCGAGACAATTACTTCCGTAGTGGAGAGGGTTTTCTCCTAGTTTTCTCCATAACTGAGCATGAATCCTTTACAGCAACGGCAGAGTTTAGGTAAGTAGTGATCTCTAGACATTTTCTGTAGGCTTTGTATGTGATGCATATACTGTGTGCCAAAAAAGGAATATGGTCCAATGAACTGAATAATATGCCAAGGTGAACATCGTTTTACAAGTGTAACTAATAGTGAAATTGAGGTGGCTTCCTGGGTGGAATTCATTTGACCCAGGTAACACAGAAGTTTCCTTACTTTTTGCCACTGAGAAGGGTAAAATAATCTTCTTTGCCctaccctgccctgccctgccttgccTCCCAGGGACAACATTTTAAGTGTTGTGTTTCACTTCCTTAATATTTTGTTCCTGCAGTTGAACGGAAAATATTGAGCACATCTGAAGGTATAAAGGCTATGAGTGAACTTTAGCAATATTTGTGTTAAGTATGTTTAGCTGTTTCTTGGGGTGAATGTTTGCAGCAGAATCTTAGTTTTGGAAGGGACCtcagaggtcatccagtccaacctctgccaatgcaggaaacacaTTATTACAGTATGCCCGTTTGTTGGCTATCGAGCCTTTTCTTAAAAATGTCTAATGAAGAAAATTACACCAACTTTCAAGGAAGTATGTTCCACTGTTGGAACAGCTTGTACCATCAATAGgctattcctaatgtttagtcttTATCCCTTTCATttgtcatttgaacccattggttcatgtcctactCTCTGGAGCGAACAAAAGCGATTTTTCTTCATCTTTGTATGGCACCTCTTCATATACAGTAGTTGAAGACATCTATCATAACCTCCGGCTAAACTTGTCAAACTCCTTCAACTTTTCTTGTCCTTTGTCTCCAGGCCTACACTATCTCTGTCAACTTTCTTGAGACAcgtttctttttttagttttagttGAGCAAATAACTTTAAACCTCTATTTCAGAAATGCTCCCATCATTTCTTGGCATGTGAAATAATAAATGGGTGTACATGTGATGATCTATATACTATTATCTATATAGTGCATTAACTGAATTACCCCatgaaaaattatatatacattatcctattaattatatatatatatatatatatgtgtgtgtgtgtgtgtgtgtgtgtgtgtgtttaattatgCATTAACATATTTACCCCATGAATATCCTTATATATACTAGTAGCTATAAATTTTACATAATACATAACTGTTTTCTGTACATTACATTATATACCATATACCATTTTCCATTGCACGTTTTAGACTACTGGGAAATTGCTATGATAGCCACCTCAGTTGCTTGTGTTTAATATTTTTTACTAGGGAGCAGATCCTGCGTGTAAAAGCTGAAGAGGACAAGATACCTTTACTTGTGGTGGGAAATAAATCTGACTTGGAAGACCGTCGGCAAGTGCCTGTAGAAGCGGCTAGAAGTAAAGCAGACGAGTGGGGAGTACAGTATGTAGAGACATCAGCAAAAACCAGAGCAAATGTAGATAAGGTAAAGTACTAAGTTGGTTTTGGGGCAGCAGCCTTCTAAATGTGGTTACTGACTTGCAGTTGTGGATAAATCCAAAGCAAGAAACTGCCCTTTAAGGACTCCTTTTATTATGGACATTTTGAGGAGTCGCGTTTAAGAACTGTAGGGCTCTCATTCAGATAGCAAGGAAACTTGCTACTTTTATGTGAGAATACAGGATTCCTTTCTTGGCTGCTGGTTTTCCTCTTAAATTATGCT from Lacerta agilis isolate rLacAgi1 chromosome 1, rLacAgi1.pri, whole genome shotgun sequence includes these protein-coding regions:
- the RALB gene encoding ras-related protein Ral-B, with amino-acid sequence MAANKTKNQSSLALHKVIMVGSGGVGKSALTLQFMYDEFVEDYEPTKADSYRKKVVLDGEEVQIDILDTAGQEDYAAIRDNYFRSGEGFLLVFSITEHESFTATAEFREQILRVKAEEDKIPLLVVGNKSDLEDRRQVPVEAARSKADEWGVQYVETSAKTRANVDKVFFDLMREVRAKKMSENKDRNGKKSGKNKKSFKERCCLL